Proteins from a single region of Gordonia hongkongensis:
- a CDS encoding DUF732 domain-containing protein encodes MTRRCDWLGGLAVLASAAVIALGAGDASAAPGDYLAVLESRGIYTTTPGATSCFDYPHDTSGCSRRFTTADDALHTGYWVCDQLDIGRSPSSIAHQMYTADGLFLSKKNSANVVDAAHKELCE; translated from the coding sequence ATGACCAGACGCTGTGACTGGCTCGGCGGACTTGCAGTGCTCGCGTCCGCCGCCGTCATCGCGCTCGGTGCCGGTGACGCCTCGGCAGCGCCCGGCGACTACCTCGCTGTTCTGGAGTCGCGCGGGATCTACACGACAACTCCTGGAGCGACGTCGTGTTTCGACTATCCCCACGACACCAGCGGTTGCAGCAGACGATTCACCACAGCCGACGATGCTCTTCATACCGGCTATTGGGTGTGCGATCAGTTGGACATCGGCCGTTCACCGTCTTCCATCGCCCACCAGATGTACACAGCGGATGGGCTGTTCCTCAGCAAGAAGAACTCCGCCAACGTCGTCGACGCCGCGCACAAGGAGCTTTGCGAATGA
- a CDS encoding DUF732 domain-containing protein — protein sequence MKRLIIGILATFALVAGLLVGVGQASAITVAEQAFVNKARTLPTAAWPNSRYTTDAEMVAGGYRACGVMDRYRDTQVAERIFYNPDGSYQPAYEQRLFLLYATQDLCPRHAYRYENF from the coding sequence ATGAAGCGACTCATCATCGGAATCTTGGCCACGTTCGCTCTGGTCGCGGGACTGCTCGTGGGTGTCGGGCAGGCATCAGCCATCACGGTTGCCGAACAGGCCTTCGTCAACAAAGCGCGGACACTGCCCACTGCCGCCTGGCCGAACAGTCGGTACACCACAGACGCGGAGATGGTGGCGGGAGGCTACCGCGCCTGCGGCGTCATGGACCGATACCGCGACACTCAGGTTGCCGAGCGGATTTTCTACAACCCTGACGGCAGCTACCAGCCCGCGTACGAACAGCGACTTTTCCTGCTGTACGCGACCCAGGACCTCTGTCCTCGCCACGCTTATCGCTACGAGAACTTCTGA
- a CDS encoding glycosyltransferase 87 family protein — protein MAAKTAVDLPESSRPAPARVPTAAIVVAAVVAVGVIAWHIAAFPITNPFYGLFENATDARVYRAGAATVLDAGPLYDAPVLWRLHFTYPPFAAVVFVPLALLTEAVANIVWWTIGFAALTGVIGMCLRSLRYRPDGRLITFAALLAISSTALEPVRTTIWLGQVNLLVMILILVDLVFLSTTSRWRGVATGIAAGIKLTPLFAVVYLLVTRQWRAAATALATFAATVMIGFLAVPADSWAYWTRHLTDTERIGRADSPANQSVRGFVSQMLSHFDIGRFAEPAPGGPVFVAPTWLWLPLALVVAALGLLAAVVAHRDGRDLLAATIVGMTMCAVSPFAWGHHWVWCVPLFVVALDLAVRRGSAARTWWYWLAPAGVAALTFTWWRHWWDSGPYLTSDHAIALGLFMMPRNGDDSVVGDLLVVLYSGCYPLLLAVTVSATLIDGARRRRRRRSTTLPTPEAHTCIA, from the coding sequence GTGGCCGCGAAGACTGCCGTCGATCTGCCGGAGTCGTCTCGTCCTGCGCCCGCACGGGTCCCGACGGCGGCAATCGTCGTGGCGGCCGTCGTCGCGGTCGGGGTGATCGCCTGGCACATCGCAGCGTTCCCGATCACCAACCCGTTCTACGGGCTCTTCGAGAACGCCACCGATGCCCGCGTCTATCGCGCGGGCGCGGCCACCGTGCTCGACGCGGGTCCGCTGTACGACGCACCCGTCCTGTGGCGTCTGCACTTCACCTATCCGCCGTTCGCCGCGGTCGTGTTCGTCCCGCTGGCTCTGCTCACCGAGGCCGTCGCCAACATCGTCTGGTGGACAATCGGTTTCGCCGCGCTCACCGGTGTGATCGGGATGTGCCTTCGCAGCCTGCGCTACCGGCCCGACGGTCGCCTGATCACGTTCGCCGCCTTGCTCGCGATCTCGTCGACCGCCCTCGAACCCGTCCGAACCACCATCTGGCTCGGACAGGTCAACCTCCTGGTGATGATCCTGATCCTCGTCGACCTGGTGTTCCTCTCGACGACATCGCGGTGGCGCGGAGTCGCCACCGGCATCGCGGCCGGGATCAAACTGACACCGCTGTTCGCCGTCGTCTACCTGTTGGTGACCCGCCAGTGGCGCGCGGCAGCCACGGCGCTGGCGACGTTCGCGGCGACCGTGATGATCGGATTCCTCGCCGTCCCCGCCGACTCGTGGGCCTACTGGACCCGCCACCTCACGGACACCGAACGCATCGGCCGGGCCGACTCGCCGGCCAATCAGTCGGTGCGCGGATTCGTGTCGCAGATGTTGTCGCACTTCGACATCGGGCGGTTCGCCGAGCCCGCACCCGGCGGACCCGTCTTCGTCGCGCCGACGTGGCTGTGGCTCCCGCTTGCGCTGGTCGTCGCCGCGCTCGGACTGCTCGCCGCGGTGGTTGCCCACCGCGACGGTCGCGACCTCCTCGCGGCCACGATTGTCGGCATGACCATGTGTGCGGTCTCGCCCTTCGCGTGGGGACACCACTGGGTCTGGTGCGTGCCGCTGTTCGTCGTCGCGCTGGATCTGGCGGTGCGGCGGGGGAGCGCGGCTCGCACGTGGTGGTACTGGCTCGCGCCGGCCGGCGTGGCTGCGCTGACGTTCACCTGGTGGCGGCACTGGTGGGACAGCGGGCCGTACCTCACCTCCGACCATGCGATCGCGTTGGGGCTTTTCATGATGCCGCGAAACGGTGACGACTCCGTCGTGGGCGATCTGCTCGTCGTGCTGTATTCGGGCTGCTATCCGCTGCTTCTCGCGGTCACCGTGTCCGCGACTCTGATCGACGGCGCGCGGCGGAGGCGACGGCGCCGCTCGACCACCCTTCCGACGCCGGAGGCCCACACCTGCATCGCGTAG
- a CDS encoding TIGR02611 family protein, which yields MPTPGASESGVNETSTPSGARTSADADRGSLRHRLRIRARHRRYVVRSNPKWHGMYRIAVGTIGTIVLLCGIVAIPYPGPGWLIVFLGLGILASEFDWAHRLLKFARAKYDAWMDWMSHQHWSVQAIFWLGTCAIVIATLWVLGALNTVAGWVGLDYSWLASPVFG from the coding sequence ATGCCGACACCGGGGGCGAGCGAGTCCGGAGTGAACGAGACGTCCACACCGAGCGGCGCGCGGACGTCGGCCGACGCGGACCGCGGGTCTCTCCGGCATCGCCTGCGCATCCGCGCACGCCATCGTCGCTACGTCGTGCGCAGCAACCCGAAGTGGCACGGCATGTACCGCATCGCGGTCGGGACGATCGGCACGATCGTCCTGCTGTGCGGAATCGTCGCGATCCCGTACCCGGGCCCGGGCTGGCTCATCGTGTTCCTCGGACTGGGCATCCTGGCGTCAGAGTTCGACTGGGCGCACCGGTTGCTGAAGTTCGCGCGGGCGAAATACGACGCCTGGATGGACTGGATGAGTCATCAGCACTGGTCGGTGCAGGCGATCTTCTGGCTCGGCACCTGCGCGATCGTCATCGCGACCCTGTGGGTTCTGGGCGCCCTGAACACCGTCGCCGGTTGGGTGGGCCTCGACTACAGCTGGCTGGCCAGTCCCGTCTTCGGCTGA
- the thrS gene encoding threonine--tRNA ligase produces MPDDVQVTSPATIRVPAGTTAGTALREAELPNKGPEAIVVVRDAGGDLRDLSWAPDADTDVEPVAANTEAGRSVIRHSTAHVLAQAVQELFPEAKLGIGPPIKDGFYYDFDVAEPFTPEDITALEKKMKQIIKSGQRFSRRVYESKDEARAELAGEPFKLELIDDKGAADDAEVMEVGGGELSVYDNLNPRTGERIWCDLCRGPHVPTTKYIAAFKLTRSSAAYWRGDQANAGLQRVYGTAWESSEALDAHLEMLAEAEKRDHRKLGAELDLFSFPDELGSGLPVFHPKGGIVKREMEDYVRAKHIENGFQYVGTPHISKEHLFHLSGHLPYYAEGMFPPIHVDEERNEAGEITRQGQDYYLKAMNCPMHNLIFRSRGRSYRELPLRLFEFGHVYRYEKSGVVHGLTRVRGFAQDDSHSYVTPEQAKDEIKHLLDFILGLLRDFGLDEFYLELSTRDDSPKFIGSAEQWAAATAILEEVCVESGLDLVPDPGGAAYYGPKVSVQAKDAIGRTWQMSTIQYDFNQPAGFDLEYTAADGTKQQPVMIHSAKFGSIERFFGVLTEHYAGAFPAWLAPVQVVGIPVAEAFEGHLFDVVADLLAAGVRAEVDASDDRMQKKIRNHTTGKVPFMLLAGERDVEAGAVSFRFRDGTQVNGVPVADAVSVIVEWLRSRRNESPTKELVEAALGEVETVVVAGALDE; encoded by the coding sequence GTGCCCGACGACGTCCAGGTGACCAGCCCCGCCACGATCCGTGTGCCGGCTGGGACGACCGCGGGCACCGCACTGCGCGAGGCCGAGCTGCCCAACAAGGGCCCGGAGGCCATCGTCGTCGTCCGTGACGCGGGCGGGGATCTCCGCGACCTGTCGTGGGCACCCGACGCCGACACCGATGTCGAACCGGTCGCCGCGAACACCGAGGCCGGCCGCAGCGTGATCCGGCACTCCACCGCACACGTTCTCGCGCAGGCGGTCCAGGAGCTGTTCCCCGAGGCCAAGCTCGGGATCGGCCCGCCGATCAAGGACGGCTTCTACTACGACTTCGACGTCGCCGAACCCTTCACCCCCGAGGACATCACCGCCCTCGAGAAGAAGATGAAGCAGATCATCAAGTCGGGTCAGCGGTTCTCGCGGCGGGTGTACGAGTCGAAGGACGAGGCCCGCGCCGAACTGGCCGGGGAGCCGTTCAAACTCGAACTCATCGACGACAAGGGCGCGGCCGACGACGCCGAGGTGATGGAGGTCGGCGGCGGGGAACTGTCGGTCTACGACAACCTCAATCCGCGCACCGGAGAACGCATCTGGTGCGACCTGTGCCGCGGGCCGCACGTCCCGACGACCAAGTACATCGCGGCCTTCAAGCTGACCCGCAGCTCGGCGGCGTACTGGCGCGGCGATCAGGCCAACGCCGGTCTGCAGCGCGTCTACGGCACCGCGTGGGAATCGTCGGAGGCGCTGGACGCACACCTGGAGATGCTCGCGGAGGCCGAGAAGCGCGATCACCGCAAGCTCGGCGCCGAACTCGACCTGTTCAGCTTCCCCGACGAGCTCGGCTCGGGACTCCCGGTCTTCCACCCGAAGGGCGGCATCGTCAAGCGCGAGATGGAGGACTACGTCCGCGCGAAGCACATCGAGAACGGCTTCCAGTACGTCGGCACCCCGCACATCTCGAAGGAGCATCTGTTCCACCTGTCGGGCCATCTGCCGTACTACGCCGAGGGCATGTTCCCGCCGATCCACGTCGACGAGGAACGCAACGAGGCAGGGGAGATCACCCGCCAGGGGCAGGACTACTACCTCAAGGCAATGAACTGCCCGATGCACAATCTGATCTTCCGGTCGCGCGGACGGTCGTACCGTGAACTGCCGCTGCGGCTCTTCGAGTTCGGTCACGTCTACCGCTACGAGAAGTCCGGCGTCGTGCACGGTCTGACCCGCGTCCGCGGGTTCGCCCAGGACGATTCGCACAGCTATGTGACGCCGGAACAGGCCAAGGACGAGATCAAGCATCTGCTCGACTTCATCCTCGGGCTGCTGCGCGACTTCGGCCTCGACGAGTTCTACCTCGAGCTGTCCACCCGTGACGACTCGCCCAAGTTCATCGGTTCCGCGGAGCAGTGGGCCGCCGCGACCGCCATCCTCGAAGAGGTGTGCGTCGAATCAGGTCTCGACCTCGTGCCCGACCCGGGTGGTGCCGCCTACTACGGACCGAAGGTCTCGGTTCAGGCGAAGGACGCGATCGGGCGTACCTGGCAGATGTCGACCATCCAGTACGACTTCAACCAGCCGGCCGGATTCGACCTCGAGTACACCGCCGCCGACGGCACCAAGCAGCAGCCGGTGATGATCCACTCGGCGAAGTTCGGCTCCATCGAGCGCTTCTTCGGCGTGCTCACCGAGCACTACGCGGGCGCGTTCCCGGCGTGGCTCGCACCGGTCCAGGTGGTCGGCATCCCGGTCGCGGAGGCGTTCGAGGGACACCTATTTGATGTGGTGGCCGACCTTCTCGCCGCCGGTGTCCGCGCCGAGGTCGACGCCTCCGACGACCGGATGCAGAAGAAGATCCGCAACCACACCACCGGCAAGGTGCCGTTCATGTTGCTGGCCGGCGAACGCGACGTCGAGGCCGGGGCGGTGAGCTTCCGGTTCCGCGACGGCACACAGGTCAACGGCGTACCGGTCGCCGATGCGGTGTCGGTGATCGTCGAGTGGCTCCGGAGCAGGCGCAACGAGTCGCCCACCAAGGAGTTGGTCGAGGCCGCGCTCGGCGAGGTGGAGACGGTCGTGGTGGCGGGAGCGCTCGATGAGTGA
- a CDS encoding HIT family protein, with protein MSDAAFGEAPGEIRDEGVGVADRLQRLWSPHRMTYIADPQPAEKTGHPFLDIPTMSDEDGLIVARGDTVYAVLNLYPYNPGHTMVVPYRQVADLEDLTAAESAELMAFTQRMIRTIKAVSNPNAFNVGLNLGYAAGGSLSEHLHQHIVPRWMGDANFITIVGETKVMPQLLRDTRGLLAEAWQRLGD; from the coding sequence ATGAGTGACGCCGCGTTCGGTGAGGCGCCCGGCGAGATCCGGGACGAGGGTGTCGGTGTGGCGGATCGCCTGCAACGGCTGTGGAGTCCCCACCGGATGACCTACATCGCCGACCCGCAACCGGCCGAGAAGACGGGGCACCCGTTCCTCGACATCCCGACCATGAGCGATGAGGACGGTCTCATCGTGGCGCGTGGTGACACCGTCTACGCGGTGCTGAACCTGTACCCCTACAACCCGGGGCACACCATGGTGGTGCCGTACCGGCAGGTCGCCGACCTCGAGGATCTGACCGCCGCGGAGTCCGCGGAACTGATGGCGTTCACGCAGCGGATGATCCGCACGATCAAGGCGGTGTCGAACCCCAACGCGTTCAACGTGGGTCTGAATCTGGGCTACGCGGCGGGCGGTTCGTTGTCCGAGCACCTCCACCAGCACATCGTGCCGCGATGGATGGGCGACGCGAATTTCATCACCATCGTCGGCGAGACGAAGGTCATGCCGCAGTTGCTCCGGGACACCCGCGGACTGCTGGCCGAGGCCTGGCAACGTCTGGGCGACTGA
- the pgsA gene encoding phosphatidylinositol phosphate synthase → MLSILGRASVSKVTLPMGRALLRTGLTPDSVTVIGTLAGVAAALTLFPMGELFWGTMVIWLFVMFDMLDGAMARARGGGTRFGAVLDATCDRVADGAIFAGLAWWCAVTEPHDLLLVATLICLVTSQVISYAKARAEASGLYGDGGLIERPDRLIIVLVGAGLTGLGLWWAVHVAMWILAIASVITVGQRMWSIAQSPGARDLIPIAPEPDDTEPAEAENGDAEPSSGSDGQTPPAGQR, encoded by the coding sequence ATGCTGAGCATTCTGGGTCGGGCGTCGGTCTCGAAGGTGACCCTCCCGATGGGTCGGGCGCTCCTGCGGACCGGGCTCACGCCGGACTCGGTGACGGTGATCGGCACACTGGCCGGTGTCGCGGCCGCGCTCACCCTGTTCCCGATGGGCGAGCTGTTCTGGGGCACGATGGTCATCTGGCTGTTCGTGATGTTCGACATGCTCGACGGCGCGATGGCCCGGGCCCGCGGCGGCGGAACCCGATTCGGCGCGGTTCTCGACGCGACCTGTGATCGCGTTGCCGACGGTGCCATCTTCGCCGGCCTGGCGTGGTGGTGCGCGGTCACCGAACCCCACGACCTGCTGCTCGTCGCGACCCTGATCTGTCTGGTGACCTCGCAGGTCATCTCCTATGCCAAGGCGCGCGCGGAGGCGAGCGGCCTCTACGGCGACGGCGGTCTCATCGAACGACCGGACCGGCTCATCATCGTGTTGGTCGGCGCCGGACTGACGGGACTCGGCCTGTGGTGGGCCGTGCATGTCGCCATGTGGATCCTCGCTATCGCGAGTGTGATCACCGTGGGGCAGCGGATGTGGTCGATCGCGCAGTCGCCGGGTGCCCGGGACCTCATCCCGATCGCTCCCGAACCCGACGACACCGAACCCGCAGAAGCCGAGAACGGCGATGCCGAACCCTCGTCCGGCTCGGACGGTCAGACCCCGCCCGCGGGACAGCGATGA
- a CDS encoding phosphatidylinositol mannoside acyltransferase, with protein MTDLGAMAADLGYRAGWAAVRWAPERAARGLFDRAGSYAGRRGGGPDQLRRNLARVLGVEPAQVPDDLVADAMRSYARYWCEAFRLPTQDRATVTSTVTLPDEDRARLDAALARGKGVILALPHTGNWDMAGVWLVHHYGRFATVAERLKPESLFNRFVAYRESLGFEIFPLSGGEQPPFGQLADRLRAGGIVCLLGERDIARHGVPVTFFGERTRMPAGSARLAMETGAALMPVHHWFEEAPYSRMCCGEQIDVSGGIETATQALADAFAVNIAAHPADWHMLQPLWESDWTDRQRGRVERDGTPT; from the coding sequence ATGACCGATCTCGGCGCGATGGCCGCCGATCTCGGGTACCGGGCCGGCTGGGCCGCCGTCCGCTGGGCTCCGGAACGCGCCGCGCGGGGTCTGTTCGACCGTGCCGGCAGCTACGCGGGTCGTCGTGGCGGTGGCCCGGACCAGTTGCGCCGCAACCTGGCCCGTGTCCTGGGCGTGGAACCCGCGCAGGTGCCCGACGACCTCGTCGCCGACGCCATGCGCTCCTACGCCCGGTACTGGTGCGAGGCGTTCCGCCTGCCGACGCAGGATCGTGCGACCGTCACGTCCACCGTCACGCTCCCCGACGAGGACCGGGCCCGACTGGACGCCGCGCTGGCGAGGGGCAAGGGAGTCATCCTGGCGCTGCCGCACACCGGCAACTGGGACATGGCCGGTGTCTGGCTGGTCCACCATTACGGCAGGTTCGCGACGGTCGCGGAACGCCTGAAGCCGGAGTCACTGTTCAACCGGTTCGTCGCCTACCGGGAATCGCTCGGCTTCGAGATCTTCCCGCTGAGCGGTGGCGAGCAACCCCCGTTCGGGCAGCTGGCCGACCGGCTCCGCGCCGGCGGCATCGTGTGCCTGCTCGGCGAACGCGACATCGCCCGGCACGGGGTGCCGGTGACCTTCTTCGGCGAGCGAACCCGCATGCCGGCGGGGTCCGCACGGCTGGCGATGGAGACCGGTGCCGCGCTGATGCCCGTCCATCACTGGTTCGAGGAGGCGCCGTACTCCCGGATGTGTTGCGGGGAGCAGATCGACGTCTCCGGTGGGATCGAAACGGCCACCCAGGCCCTCGCCGACGCCTTCGCGGTCAACATCGCCGCGCATCCGGCGGACTGGCACATGCTGCAGCCGCTCTGGGAGAGCGACTGGACCGACCGTCAGCGCGGTCGCGTGGAGCGGGACGGGACGCCGACATGA
- a CDS encoding glycosyltransferase family 4 protein: MRIGMICPYSFDVPGGVQAHVTELADVFLDRGHEVSVLAPAGRDTELPEYVVRAGPALAIPYNGSVSRVNFSPKGYLRLRRWVAENGFDVLHVHEPNSPSISMLSLMVASGPIVTTFHTATSKSLWLSVFQGILRPYHERIAGKIAVSELARRWQMESLGSDAVEIPNGINVASFADAEPLEGYPHPGGTILFLGRFDEPRKGIDVLMRALPAVVERFPYVRVLVVGGGNQAALRRRAGPLAEHLVFLGQVDDATKARALASADVYCAPNLGGESFGIVLVEAMAAGAAVIASSLNAFRRVLDDGRAGRLVETGSPDQLAAGLVELLADPEARGDLVAAGRIRADKYDWSRVADQILRVYDTVTVGAGPVVVSD, translated from the coding sequence ATGCGAATCGGAATGATCTGCCCTTACTCGTTCGACGTGCCCGGGGGTGTACAGGCCCACGTCACCGAACTCGCCGACGTCTTCCTCGACCGGGGCCACGAGGTCAGCGTGCTCGCCCCGGCCGGCCGCGACACCGAACTGCCGGAGTACGTCGTCCGGGCGGGACCCGCGCTGGCGATCCCGTACAACGGCTCGGTCTCCCGGGTGAATTTCAGTCCCAAGGGCTACCTGCGATTGCGTCGCTGGGTCGCCGAGAATGGCTTCGACGTCCTGCACGTCCACGAACCGAATTCGCCGAGCATCTCGATGCTGTCGTTGATGGTGGCCTCCGGGCCCATCGTCACCACCTTCCACACCGCCACCTCGAAATCGTTGTGGCTGAGCGTGTTCCAGGGAATCCTACGGCCGTATCACGAACGGATCGCGGGCAAGATCGCCGTCTCCGAGCTCGCGCGTCGCTGGCAGATGGAGTCACTCGGCTCCGATGCCGTCGAGATCCCGAACGGCATCAACGTCGCGTCCTTCGCCGACGCCGAGCCCCTCGAGGGGTATCCGCACCCGGGTGGCACGATCCTGTTCCTCGGCCGTTTCGACGAACCGCGCAAGGGCATCGACGTGCTCATGCGTGCGCTGCCCGCGGTCGTGGAGAGGTTCCCGTACGTGCGGGTCCTGGTCGTCGGCGGCGGCAACCAGGCGGCGCTGCGGCGGCGGGCGGGTCCACTCGCCGAACACCTGGTGTTCCTGGGACAGGTCGACGACGCGACCAAGGCGCGGGCGCTGGCCTCCGCCGACGTCTACTGCGCACCCAACCTCGGCGGCGAGAGCTTCGGCATCGTCCTGGTCGAGGCGATGGCGGCCGGGGCGGCGGTGATCGCCAGTTCCCTGAACGCCTTCCGGCGAGTGCTCGACGACGGCCGGGCCGGGCGACTCGTCGAGACGGGGTCCCCCGATCAACTCGCCGCCGGCCTCGTCGAACTCCTCGCCGACCCGGAGGCGCGCGGCGATCTCGTCGCCGCCGGACGGATTCGGGCCGACAAGTACGACTGGTCGCGGGTGGCCGACCAG